Proteins encoded in a region of the Corynebacterium breve genome:
- a CDS encoding superoxide dismutase yields the protein MAVYELPELDYAYDALEPHISAEIMELHHTKHHANYVAGANAALEALEAERNGEANADKIRAFSKNLAFNLGGHTNHSIFWKNLSPNGGGEPTGELAEAINKDFGSFEKFQAQFNAVALGLQGSGWAVLGYDHIAGRLLIQQLTDQQGNISVNFTPLLMLDMWEHAFYLQYKNVKADYVKAVWNVFNWEDVAERFAAAKK from the coding sequence ATGGCTGTTTACGAACTTCCAGAACTCGACTACGCATACGACGCTCTTGAGCCACACATCTCCGCTGAGATCATGGAGCTACACCACACCAAGCACCACGCAAACTACGTTGCTGGCGCAAACGCTGCTCTCGAGGCACTTGAGGCAGAGCGCAACGGTGAGGCAAACGCAGACAAGATCCGCGCATTCTCCAAGAACCTTGCGTTCAACCTGGGTGGCCACACCAACCACTCCATCTTCTGGAAGAACCTGTCCCCTAACGGTGGCGGCGAGCCAACCGGCGAGCTTGCAGAGGCTATCAACAAGGACTTCGGCTCCTTTGAGAAGTTCCAGGCACAGTTCAACGCAGTTGCGCTTGGCCTGCAGGGCTCCGGCTGGGCTGTTCTTGGTTACGACCACATCGCAGGTCGTCTGCTTATCCAGCAGCTGACCGACCAGCAGGGCAACATCTCCGTGAACTTCACCCCACTTCTGATGCTTGATATGTGGGAGCACGCTTTCTACCTGCAGTACAAGAACGTTAAGGCTGACTATGTCAAGGCAGTCTGGAACGTCTTCAACTGGGAGGACGTTGCAGAGCGTTTTGCTGCAGCGAAGAAGTAA
- a CDS encoding helix-turn-helix domain-containing protein, protein MEHKSWLGGVGIGASRRENLDAWSERVGNDVMPFRFTTQDSSVFQGAFEAANFLSVSVFSMDTGDHVAERTAEHVSNEDDEYVIVTFQVGGMLKVTQNEKQVQLAPGQIGLYLSSKPAQLECYGNYQSRSVRIPIDRLNTKPQRWKELGALAFEGNQGLAPPVLSFLAGLSPVEPTLTSSARAAVANHLVGLIEAMLADLHLAEDDPLQPPTAELLDQCLTFIEENLPDPRLNPQMVAESAHISTRYLHQIFKKSGMTCANYIRVRRVERVRADLALEEFALVSIEKLLQRWGVQNPSHFGQVFKRIEGCTPTEFRRKALGSRDGL, encoded by the coding sequence ATGGAGCACAAGTCGTGGTTGGGCGGGGTAGGAATCGGGGCAAGCCGCCGGGAGAACCTCGACGCCTGGAGCGAGAGGGTGGGCAACGATGTCATGCCGTTCCGGTTCACGACCCAGGACAGCAGTGTATTTCAGGGCGCTTTTGAAGCAGCCAACTTTCTCAGCGTCAGCGTCTTCTCCATGGACACTGGAGACCACGTCGCCGAGCGCACCGCCGAGCATGTCAGCAATGAGGACGACGAGTACGTCATCGTCACATTCCAGGTCGGCGGCATGCTGAAGGTCACCCAGAACGAAAAACAAGTTCAGCTGGCTCCCGGCCAGATCGGCTTGTATCTATCCAGCAAGCCAGCCCAGCTCGAGTGCTACGGCAATTATCAAAGCCGTAGTGTGCGCATTCCGATCGATCGACTCAACACCAAACCACAACGATGGAAAGAGCTTGGAGCATTGGCATTTGAGGGAAACCAAGGTCTAGCACCGCCGGTCTTGAGCTTCCTGGCGGGGTTGTCCCCCGTAGAACCCACGCTCACGTCCTCGGCCCGGGCGGCAGTAGCCAACCACCTTGTCGGCTTGATTGAGGCAATGCTGGCGGACCTGCATTTAGCTGAGGATGATCCCCTTCAGCCGCCTACTGCAGAGTTACTAGATCAGTGCCTTACTTTTATTGAGGAAAATCTTCCGGACCCCCGCCTTAATCCGCAGATGGTGGCGGAGTCCGCCCACATTTCCACCCGTTACCTGCACCAGATTTTCAAGAAATCAGGAATGACCTGCGCCAACTACATCCGGGTGCGACGCGTGGAGAGGGTGAGAGCAGATCTGGCGCTGGAAGAGTTTGCCCTGGTGTCAATCGAAAAGCTTCTTCAACGGTGGGGTGTACAGAACCCGTCACACTTCGGACAGGTCTTCAAACGCATCGAAGGATGCACTCCTACCGAGTTTCGCCGGAAAGCCCTCGGATCCCGCGACGGACTCTAG
- a CDS encoding acyl-CoA dehydrogenase family protein, producing MTTTLQTPNRTGLNPGHEFEALMSRLDEITDLLKANGEKNEELGHLSDESFQALKDVGAFKVGIPEELGGYELKPTQTIAVLEKVSRADPASGWVLMVLQMISGTTAAYLPEEAQRELFPENGDHALVAGQGTRFGKAERVDGGYNITGNWFFGSGMLHANWIHTGAIDEESGRVMMVHFPRDKASLDGNWDVLGLRASGSIDYSCENVFVPDAYVYEPNTTDPLAGGALYKIGLALMSGICHTGWALGVGRRFLDEMQAHAAKRKGRPGASTNTDQFHAEYAKAEARMRSARSWAMDVWADNERALDAGEKLTMEQETLTRLVLNNSTWSAHDVSQTVHLWTATALARRGDLQRTFRDLHVGTGHVTSGPVVLQQVGKYLAGLASPDAHWNFFDLAEPASS from the coding sequence ATGACCACGACCCTGCAGACCCCGAACCGCACCGGACTCAACCCAGGACATGAGTTTGAAGCTCTCATGTCCCGCCTCGATGAAATCACCGACCTGCTCAAGGCCAATGGCGAGAAAAACGAGGAGCTGGGGCACCTGAGCGACGAAAGCTTCCAGGCGCTGAAAGACGTCGGTGCCTTCAAGGTCGGCATCCCGGAGGAGCTTGGCGGCTATGAGCTTAAGCCCACCCAGACGATCGCCGTCCTAGAGAAAGTTTCCCGGGCCGACCCGGCCTCCGGCTGGGTGCTCATGGTGCTGCAAATGATCTCCGGCACCACCGCTGCCTATCTGCCGGAGGAGGCGCAGCGGGAGCTGTTCCCGGAAAACGGGGACCACGCGCTGGTGGCCGGCCAGGGCACCCGTTTCGGCAAAGCAGAACGTGTTGACGGTGGCTACAACATCACCGGTAACTGGTTTTTCGGCTCGGGCATGCTGCACGCCAACTGGATTCACACCGGCGCCATTGACGAAGAGAGCGGCCGCGTCATGATGGTGCACTTCCCCCGGGACAAGGCCAGCTTGGACGGCAACTGGGACGTGCTCGGCCTACGCGCCAGCGGCAGCATCGACTACTCGTGCGAGAACGTGTTTGTTCCGGACGCCTACGTCTACGAGCCCAACACGACCGACCCCCTGGCCGGCGGAGCGCTGTATAAAATCGGCCTGGCCCTGATGTCCGGCATCTGCCACACCGGCTGGGCGCTCGGCGTCGGTCGACGCTTCCTCGATGAAATGCAGGCACACGCAGCCAAGCGAAAGGGCCGGCCTGGTGCATCCACCAATACCGACCAGTTCCACGCCGAGTACGCCAAGGCCGAGGCCCGGATGCGCTCTGCCCGCTCCTGGGCGATGGATGTGTGGGCGGACAACGAGCGCGCCCTCGACGCCGGCGAAAAATTGACTATGGAGCAGGAGACCCTGACCCGTCTCGTGCTCAATAACAGCACGTGGTCCGCTCACGACGTCAGCCAGACGGTGCACCTGTGGACTGCGACTGCCCTCGCACGACGTGGTGATCTGCAGCGCACCTTCCGCGACCTGCACGTCGGCACCGGCCACGTCACCAGCGGCCCCGTCGTCCTGCAGCAGGTGGGCAAGTACCTCGCCGGCTTGGCCTCCCCTGATGCCCACTGGAACTTCTTCGACCTCGCAGAACCCGCCTCGTCCTAA
- a CDS encoding flavin reductase family protein: MTVTYPMTTNTLPEEISQDFRNAFRTHPAGVAIITADDGSGPVGLTATSVSSVSADPPTIALNLSVLSRSAEKIRAAEHVVVHLLGSEQLELAQLFATPGADRFGDTSRWDRLPSGEPYLVNSRVWMRGKIVGSIDINGSTLAAIELVETHVDTSAEPAPLVYCDRTWHEL; this comes from the coding sequence ATGACTGTCACGTATCCGATGACCACCAACACCCTGCCCGAAGAAATCTCCCAGGATTTCCGCAATGCCTTCCGCACACACCCCGCCGGGGTGGCCATCATTACCGCCGACGACGGGAGCGGGCCGGTCGGCCTGACCGCCACCAGCGTCAGCAGCGTCTCCGCTGACCCCCCGACGATCGCGCTCAACCTCTCGGTCCTGTCCCGCTCCGCTGAGAAGATCCGCGCCGCGGAACACGTGGTCGTCCATCTCCTCGGGAGCGAACAGCTCGAGCTGGCGCAGCTGTTTGCCACCCCAGGCGCCGACCGCTTCGGCGACACCTCCCGGTGGGACCGACTGCCGTCGGGAGAACCGTACTTGGTCAATTCCCGCGTCTGGATGCGTGGAAAGATCGTCGGTTCCATCGACATCAACGGATCCACCCTGGCAGCCATCGAACTGGTGGAAACCCACGTCGATACCTCCGCAGAACCTGCCCCGCTGGTCTACTGCGACCGGACGTGGCACGAGCTGTAA
- a CDS encoding alpha/beta hydrolase, translated as MSLDEATSAFLTAAADNAGDRPLWELSAPEAREATSGLEELYGPGPQMHEARDHRITGQDGGEFTVRVLTPSPSPTSVVVYYHGGGWVLENLAGYDTLGRQLAEKSGAAVVLVEYRKAPEHPFPIPIEDAWAGLRWARDNVAQQSEKTLPLIVAGDSAGANLAAVVAQRARDEGGPAVQAQILVCPVTDADFTRDSYLAPENQTTVTLEAMQWFWDQYLPDAAQRTNPVATPINAQSLTDLPPALVITAEHDVLRDEGEAYAHALQAAGVTVEHHRWKGQMHTFFSMVNVLPGSAEAIDLVTKRINDFAKDAATQPVRATTAI; from the coding sequence ATGTCATTAGATGAAGCCACGAGTGCCTTTCTTACCGCCGCGGCGGATAACGCCGGCGACCGCCCGCTCTGGGAGCTATCCGCCCCTGAAGCACGCGAGGCCACCTCCGGTCTCGAGGAGCTTTACGGCCCAGGCCCGCAGATGCACGAGGCCCGCGACCACCGGATCACCGGCCAAGACGGCGGGGAATTCACCGTGCGCGTCCTGACACCTTCACCCTCCCCGACCTCCGTGGTCGTGTACTACCACGGTGGCGGGTGGGTACTGGAAAACCTCGCAGGCTACGACACCTTGGGACGACAGCTGGCCGAAAAGTCCGGTGCGGCCGTGGTGTTGGTGGAATACCGCAAAGCCCCGGAGCACCCTTTCCCCATCCCGATCGAGGACGCCTGGGCCGGACTGCGATGGGCACGAGACAACGTTGCGCAACAGAGCGAGAAGACGCTGCCTCTCATTGTGGCCGGTGACAGCGCCGGAGCGAATCTGGCCGCGGTCGTTGCACAACGGGCCCGCGACGAAGGCGGGCCCGCGGTGCAGGCGCAGATCCTCGTCTGTCCGGTCACCGACGCCGACTTCACCCGCGACTCCTACCTCGCCCCGGAGAACCAGACAACGGTCACCCTCGAAGCGATGCAGTGGTTCTGGGATCAATACCTTCCGGACGCAGCCCAGCGCACTAATCCGGTGGCGACCCCCATTAACGCTCAGTCCTTGACCGATCTCCCCCCAGCGCTGGTCATCACCGCCGAACACGATGTGCTTCGTGACGAGGGCGAGGCCTACGCCCACGCCCTGCAGGCGGCCGGCGTCACCGTGGAACATCACCGGTGGAAAGGCCAAATGCATACCTTCTTTTCCATGGTCAACGTCCTGCCGGGCAGCGCTGAAGCTATCGACCTGGTCACAAAGCGAATCAACGACTTTGCCAAGGACGCCGCTACCCAACCGGTTCGGGCGACTACCGCAATCTGA
- a CDS encoding maleylacetate reductase — protein sequence MSSLRFIHETLPQRVVLDSGRVIERVLSEAEQLGMSRAMLISTEGTHEVADKLATALSPAEHWRDAVQHVPREIADAATAAARDANADGVISIGGGSATGLAKAVALETSLPIIAVPTTYAASEATPVWGITEERTKTTGIDPLVLPRVVVYDADLVATLPQDMAIASGLNAMAHCVDSLWAPKTDPINRALSLESARALAKALRALAADGGQEAREQALYGCYLSGVAFASAGSGLHHKICHVLGGTFNLPHAETHAVVLRYVTALNLPAVPEIAEELAQALGSDDAITELNRLYQDIGAPSSLAELGMPEEGIAEAVDRVLAAVPAGNPMHATHDNITALITAAFHGDDPARINEFVEGRTQ from the coding sequence ATGAGCTCCTTAAGATTTATCCATGAAACTCTCCCCCAGCGAGTGGTGCTCGACAGTGGGCGGGTCATTGAGCGAGTGCTCAGTGAGGCTGAGCAACTGGGAATGAGCAGGGCGATGCTCATCTCCACCGAAGGCACCCATGAGGTGGCCGACAAACTGGCGACGGCACTTTCTCCGGCCGAACACTGGCGGGACGCGGTGCAGCACGTGCCGCGAGAGATTGCCGACGCCGCGACCGCTGCTGCCCGAGACGCGAATGCGGACGGAGTGATCTCCATCGGCGGTGGCTCAGCGACCGGCCTAGCAAAGGCGGTAGCGCTAGAGACGTCGTTGCCGATCATCGCGGTGCCCACCACTTATGCGGCTTCCGAAGCCACCCCAGTGTGGGGAATCACCGAGGAACGCACCAAGACCACCGGTATCGATCCGCTCGTGTTGCCGAGGGTCGTGGTCTATGACGCCGATCTGGTGGCCACCTTGCCGCAGGACATGGCGATCGCCTCCGGGCTCAACGCCATGGCCCACTGCGTGGATTCGCTCTGGGCGCCGAAAACAGACCCGATTAACCGGGCCCTGAGCCTAGAGTCGGCCCGTGCACTGGCCAAAGCGCTGCGGGCACTGGCTGCCGATGGCGGACAAGAGGCCCGGGAACAGGCGCTCTACGGCTGCTACCTCTCCGGGGTGGCGTTCGCTTCCGCAGGCTCGGGATTGCACCACAAGATCTGCCATGTGCTGGGCGGCACCTTCAACCTGCCGCACGCCGAAACTCACGCCGTGGTCCTGCGTTACGTCACCGCCCTGAACCTGCCCGCAGTCCCCGAGATCGCCGAGGAATTGGCTCAGGCACTGGGAAGCGACGACGCCATCACCGAACTCAACCGTCTCTACCAGGACATCGGCGCCCCAAGCTCCCTGGCCGAGCTGGGTATGCCTGAAGAGGGCATCGCCGAGGCCGTCGACCGGGTGCTCGCCGCGGTGCCGGCCGGTAACCCAATGCACGCTACGCACGACAACATCACCGCCCTGATCACCGCCGCCTTCCACGGCGATGACCCGGCCCGTATCAACGAATTCGTAGAAGGAAGAACCCAATGA
- a CDS encoding dioxygenase yields MTQTLHPSRVSETQRRVEDDLVDRVVSSFDNCDNPRLKQIMQSLTVHLHNFIRDVRLTEEEWNYAIDFLTKVGHITDDKRQEFVLLSDTLGASMQTIAVNNEAYKDATEATVFGPFFVDDAPHVELGGDISFGAKGQPAWIEGTVTDTDGNPVPNARIEVWECDEDGFYDVQYGDDRTSARAHLYTNERGEYRFWGLTPVPYPIPHDGPVGQMLAAVGRSPVRAAHLHFMVTAENLRTLVTHIFVEDDPQLEIGDSVFGVKDSLIKRFEEQPVGTPTPNGRDLSDQAWTKTRFDIVLAPAHPLSEEN; encoded by the coding sequence ATGACCCAGACACTTCACCCCTCCCGTGTCTCCGAGACGCAGCGCCGTGTGGAGGATGACCTCGTCGACCGGGTCGTCTCCTCCTTCGACAACTGCGACAACCCCCGTCTGAAACAAATCATGCAGTCCCTGACGGTGCACCTGCACAACTTCATCCGCGACGTCCGCCTCACCGAGGAGGAGTGGAATTACGCGATCGACTTCCTCACCAAGGTCGGGCATATCACCGACGACAAGCGCCAGGAGTTCGTGCTGCTCTCCGACACCCTGGGCGCCTCCATGCAGACGATCGCAGTGAACAACGAGGCGTACAAGGACGCCACCGAAGCCACCGTCTTCGGCCCCTTCTTCGTCGACGACGCACCGCACGTCGAACTCGGCGGCGACATCTCCTTCGGCGCCAAGGGACAGCCTGCCTGGATCGAGGGCACCGTCACCGACACTGACGGCAACCCCGTGCCCAACGCGCGGATCGAGGTGTGGGAGTGCGATGAAGACGGCTTCTACGACGTGCAATACGGCGACGATCGTACCTCCGCCCGGGCGCACCTATATACCAATGAGCGCGGGGAATACCGGTTCTGGGGACTGACACCGGTGCCGTATCCCATCCCGCACGACGGCCCTGTCGGCCAGATGCTCGCCGCTGTCGGACGTTCTCCGGTCCGTGCTGCACACCTGCACTTTATGGTCACCGCTGAAAATCTGCGCACCTTAGTCACCCACATCTTCGTCGAAGACGACCCACAGCTGGAGATCGGTGACTCTGTCTTCGGGGTCAAGGACTCGCTGATCAAGCGCTTCGAAGAGCAACCCGTCGGCACCCCGACACCTAATGGTCGCGATCTAAGCGATCAGGCCTGGACGAAGACCCGTTTCGATATCGTGCTCGCCCCCGCCCATCCCCTGTCTGAGGAGAATTGA
- a CDS encoding FAD-dependent oxidoreductase — protein MTTTSADLTTDVLVVGSGPAGSSAALFLATYGIECLVVSKYSNTAHTPRAHITNQRTVEIMRDIGIEDQIKAAEVPHHMIGETVFCTAINGEEFGRVHSWGTGPDREGEYIAASPSLNCDLPQTHFEPILVRNAMERGAVFRWKTEYVSHTQDAQGVYTVVRDRLTGQTYTVHSKYLIGADGGRSQIAADLELPMDGQMGVDGSMNIHCDMDLTEYCQDRQSSLYWVLQPGAAVGGIGLGLVRMVRPWNEWLVTWGYDINQPPPEMDDAKAADIVRNLVGIPDLEINIRHWSLWTVNDTYATENMKGRVLCVGDAVHRHPPSNGLGSNTSIQDSYNLAWKLAMILKGQAGEELINSYQDERVPVAKQIVRRANKSISEFSHVLDALGIDPADDDEAMQAAMDVRKQPTEEGERRRQALHKALKIKDYEFNALGVEMGQRYESSAVVSDGTPWPTQDTDPELHYQPTTHPGARLPHAWLSPKNPFAPKVSTLDLAGGGHFTILTGTNGHAWVEAAAELAAELGIDIPAYRIGPDQDYTDTYGDWARLREIADDGCLLVRPDNHVAYREARLVDDPTAALRDALTAVLHLKGDEKTAQQAKGEENPHPNHRQLETAGA, from the coding sequence ATGACCACCACTTCCGCTGACTTGACCACCGACGTGCTCGTCGTCGGTTCCGGTCCCGCCGGTTCTTCCGCAGCGCTGTTCCTGGCTACCTACGGCATTGAGTGCCTGGTGGTCAGCAAATACTCCAATACTGCCCACACCCCGCGGGCGCACATCACCAACCAGCGCACCGTGGAGATCATGCGGGACATAGGCATCGAGGACCAGATCAAGGCCGCCGAGGTGCCCCACCATATGATCGGCGAGACCGTCTTCTGCACCGCCATCAACGGCGAAGAATTCGGACGCGTCCACTCCTGGGGCACCGGACCGGACCGAGAGGGCGAGTACATCGCCGCCTCCCCGTCGCTGAACTGCGATCTGCCCCAGACCCACTTCGAGCCAATCTTGGTGCGCAATGCCATGGAACGTGGGGCCGTCTTCCGCTGGAAGACCGAGTACGTCTCCCACACCCAGGACGCCCAGGGCGTGTACACCGTGGTGCGTGACCGGTTGACCGGGCAGACCTACACCGTGCACTCCAAGTACCTCATCGGCGCCGATGGTGGCCGTTCCCAGATTGCTGCCGATCTCGAGCTTCCCATGGACGGACAGATGGGAGTCGACGGGTCCATGAACATCCACTGCGACATGGATCTAACCGAGTACTGCCAGGACCGACAGTCCTCTCTGTACTGGGTCCTTCAACCCGGAGCCGCGGTCGGAGGCATCGGTCTCGGCTTGGTACGCATGGTGCGTCCATGGAACGAATGGCTGGTCACCTGGGGTTATGACATCAACCAGCCCCCGCCGGAGATGGATGACGCCAAGGCCGCCGACATCGTGCGCAACCTGGTGGGCATCCCTGACCTAGAAATCAACATCCGGCACTGGTCACTATGGACGGTCAACGATACCTACGCCACCGAGAACATGAAGGGTCGGGTGCTGTGTGTCGGGGACGCCGTGCACCGCCACCCGCCGAGCAACGGCCTAGGGTCGAACACCTCTATCCAGGACTCCTACAACCTCGCCTGGAAGTTGGCCATGATTCTCAAAGGTCAGGCCGGTGAGGAGCTCATCAACTCTTACCAGGACGAGCGAGTGCCCGTGGCCAAGCAAATCGTTCGCAGGGCGAACAAGTCCATCTCTGAGTTCAGCCACGTCCTTGATGCACTGGGCATCGACCCGGCCGATGACGATGAGGCCATGCAGGCGGCCATGGACGTGCGCAAGCAACCCACCGAGGAGGGGGAACGACGACGACAGGCGCTGCACAAGGCGTTGAAGATCAAAGACTACGAATTCAATGCCTTGGGCGTGGAGATGGGCCAGCGCTACGAATCGAGTGCGGTGGTTTCCGACGGCACCCCGTGGCCGACCCAGGACACCGACCCGGAACTGCACTACCAGCCAACCACCCACCCCGGGGCCCGACTGCCACACGCGTGGCTGAGCCCCAAGAACCCGTTCGCTCCGAAGGTCTCCACCTTGGATCTCGCCGGCGGTGGGCACTTCACCATCCTCACCGGCACCAACGGCCACGCCTGGGTCGAGGCAGCCGCGGAGCTCGCCGCCGAGCTGGGAATCGACATACCCGCTTACCGCATCGGCCCAGATCAGGACTACACCGACACCTACGGTGACTGGGCTCGCCTACGTGAGATCGCCGACGACGGCTGCCTGCTGGTCCGTCCCGACAACCACGTTGCCTACCGTGAGGCACGCCTGGTGGACGATCCCACCGCAGCGCTGCGCGACGCTCTAACAGCTGTGCTCCACCTCAAGGGCGATGAAAAAACTGCTCAGCAGGCTAAAGGGGAGGAGAACCCGCACCCGAACCACCGCCAGCTGGAAACCGCTGGAGCATAG
- a CDS encoding DIP1984 family protein gives MLISEALAERAEANNRLSQLKGRLATVARVQEGDAPDENPQALLDEAERLLARIEELVRRINLTNAQVMVGEMTMTEALAQRDHLLAKRRLLTEFADRAAARQDRYTVSEVKYVATVDIRALRSRADEASKRYRELDLLIQQVNWSTQLL, from the coding sequence ATGCTGATTTCGGAAGCGCTGGCGGAGCGTGCGGAAGCAAACAATCGTCTAAGTCAACTGAAAGGCCGTCTCGCAACTGTTGCACGAGTGCAAGAGGGCGACGCGCCTGACGAAAATCCGCAAGCGCTTCTCGACGAGGCAGAGCGTTTGCTAGCGCGTATCGAAGAGCTCGTGCGTCGGATTAATTTAACCAACGCGCAAGTAATGGTCGGGGAGATGACTATGACCGAAGCACTCGCGCAGCGAGACCATTTGTTGGCAAAGCGTCGGTTGTTGACGGAGTTCGCCGATCGAGCGGCTGCGCGCCAAGATCGATATACAGTGAGTGAAGTTAAGTACGTGGCTACCGTGGACATCCGGGCTTTGCGCTCCCGAGCTGACGAAGCATCGAAGCGCTACCGCGAACTTGATCTTCTCATTCAGCAGGTGAATTGGTCGACGCAGCTACTGTAG
- a CDS encoding MerR family transcriptional regulator, producing MRISDVARAADCSVRAIRHMHNSGAVPEPARLSNSYRDYSLHDVAAVLRARILVDAGVPLSRLNSPTALSEAISLIDDQLARLELQRTKLIALQENPAGTPTDVREGILATFGDSDYVHGELASFDVMALTGVASQQTWDQLRLNLADPDCIAATREFIAVWEQLGDATHLTDEVATLQSLLPNGLLRGIFDTLSESDLPLTLNEIPLRGAQVQAFKALTGDV from the coding sequence ATGCGAATCTCTGATGTTGCCCGCGCTGCCGACTGCTCTGTACGCGCTATCCGCCACATGCACAACAGCGGCGCGGTCCCTGAACCCGCCCGGCTCTCCAACAGCTACCGCGATTACTCGCTCCATGATGTCGCGGCGGTCCTGCGCGCCCGAATCCTCGTCGATGCCGGGGTGCCTTTGTCCCGGCTAAACTCCCCCACCGCGTTGTCCGAAGCTATTTCGCTTATCGACGACCAACTCGCCCGACTAGAACTGCAGCGCACAAAATTGATCGCACTGCAAGAGAACCCCGCCGGGACTCCTACCGATGTCCGTGAAGGGATCCTCGCCACATTTGGCGATTCCGACTACGTCCACGGTGAATTAGCAAGCTTCGATGTAATGGCATTAACAGGTGTTGCGTCGCAGCAGACTTGGGATCAGCTGCGTTTGAACCTCGCTGATCCGGATTGCATCGCAGCAACGCGTGAGTTCATCGCAGTATGGGAGCAACTCGGCGACGCAACGCATTTGACGGATGAAGTCGCCACTCTACAGAGCCTCTTACCGAACGGTTTACTGCGGGGGATCTTCGACACTCTAAGCGAAAGTGATTTGCCTCTCACTCTTAACGAGATTCCACTGCGCGGCGCCCAAGTTCAAGCATTCAAGGCCCTCACCGGCGATGTTTAA
- a CDS encoding LysR family transcriptional regulator has protein sequence MTPVDLEGFLLVAKLGHLTAAAERLHVPQPTLSRRVQRVEKHVGAELFDRVGGRMELNGRGRAFVPRAEAVLTELAAGRTQVARLMDPEQGTVRLDFMHSLGTWMVPDLLRDYRAEHPHVEFVLHQGPGRYLAERVFADHSDLALIGPRPNDDRLGWLPLATQRLAVAFSAEHPLASAEPIRLADAADEPWVGMLPGYGTRTLLDDLVATAGFTPKFVFESMELTTVAGLVSAGLGVALLPLDDPYLAVSGVVLRAIDPPAFRELGLVWRREASSAPPVDQFRKFVASRMPSV, from the coding sequence ATGACACCGGTTGACCTCGAAGGATTTCTGCTCGTCGCGAAGCTGGGGCACCTCACCGCCGCTGCTGAGCGACTCCACGTGCCACAGCCCACACTGTCGCGCCGAGTGCAGCGAGTAGAAAAACATGTTGGTGCTGAGTTGTTTGACCGGGTGGGCGGGCGCATGGAACTTAATGGTCGAGGCAGGGCCTTCGTCCCTCGCGCTGAAGCGGTGCTCACCGAACTCGCCGCTGGGCGCACCCAAGTTGCACGCCTCATGGACCCCGAACAAGGCACAGTGCGACTTGATTTCATGCACTCGTTAGGCACCTGGATGGTCCCCGACCTGCTGCGGGACTACCGCGCCGAGCATCCGCACGTCGAGTTTGTACTGCACCAGGGCCCCGGCCGCTACCTGGCCGAGCGCGTGTTTGCCGACCACTCCGACCTTGCGCTTATCGGTCCTCGGCCTAACGACGACCGGTTGGGTTGGTTACCACTGGCGACGCAGCGGCTGGCTGTCGCTTTTTCCGCCGAGCACCCCCTGGCCAGCGCTGAGCCGATTCGCTTGGCCGATGCTGCCGACGAGCCGTGGGTCGGCATGCTGCCTGGTTACGGTACTCGCACGCTTCTCGACGATCTCGTCGCCACCGCGGGCTTTACTCCCAAGTTCGTCTTTGAATCCATGGAGCTAACCACCGTAGCGGGGCTGGTATCTGCAGGCCTTGGGGTGGCATTACTGCCTCTGGATGATCCTTATCTAGCCGTGTCCGGGGTTGTGCTGCGCGCAATCGACCCGCCGGCGTTTCGTGAATTGGGGTTGGTGTGGCGTCGTGAAGCATCGTCGGCGCCACCCGTGGATCAGTTTCGGAAGTTTGTCGCGTCGAGGATGCCGTCGGTGTAG